CCTACTAAAGGAATTGGTGAATATAAATTAGATTGTTTTTGTAGAAAACCATATCCAGGAATGATATTAAAAGGAATAGAAGAATTTAATATAGACCCTTCTCTTTCTTTTATGATAGGAGATAAATTGTCTGATGTTGAAGCTGGACTAAAAGCAAATGTAACTTCTGTAATTTTAAAAACTAGAAATGATATAGATTTTTCATCTTTATCAGAAAACATTTTAATTTTTGATTCTTTGTATGATTTTGCTATAAATTTAAAAAAATTAAATAATAATTAAATTACAAAAATATTTTATTTTTTATTGTAAAATAATCACTAAAAGTGTTAAAATATAAATTGACGCTTTAACTTTTTTTATAAATCTAACAAAGGAGATTTAATTTTTATAACAATGAAAGAATTATTAAAATTAATAGAAGAAAAATTTCATAAAACTTTTAAAATAGATAATATTTCAAAAGTTGAAATAGATAGTAGAAATATCAAAAAAGGAGACTTATTTTTTGCTATTAATAATGGTAGAAACTATATTGAAAATGTTTTAAAAACAGAAGATACTATTGTTATATGTGATGATAATAAATGGAAAAATCATGAAAGAGTTATTGTGGTAGAAGATACTATAAAAGCTATACAATCTATCGCCAAAGATTATCGTAAAAGATTAAATATTAAATTAGTAGGTATTACTGGCAGTGAGGGAAAAACTACTACAAAAGATATAATTCATGGAATTTTATCTTCTAAATATAAAACAAAAAAAACAGTAGGAAATTATAATAATCATATTGGCCTTCCCTTTACAATATTACAACTAGATGAAAATGATGAGTTTGGAGTAATCGAAATGGGAATGAGTCACAAAGGAGAAATTTCAGCTCTATGTGATATTGCTAATATAGATTATGGAGTCATTACAAATATTGGTGATTCTCATCTTGAATTTATGATTAATAGAGATAATGTATTTTTAGAAAAAAGTCAAATCAAAAACTATATTTCAGAAAAAAATTTTTTTATTTTTGGAGATGATGTTTATTTAAAAAATCTTTCTGGAAATAAAATTGGTTTTAATGAAAATAATGATTTTGTTATAAGTGATTATTCTGAAACAATAGATGGAGTTAATTTTTCT
This DNA window, taken from Fusobacterium perfoetens ATCC 29250, encodes the following:
- the gmhB gene encoding D-glycero-beta-D-manno-heptose 1,7-bisphosphate 7-phosphatase, with the protein product MKKNKAIFLDRDGTINIDKDYMYRIEDFEFEPKADEALKILNDLGYILIVVTNQSGIARGYYTEQDVQTLHENLSKILKEKNINISKFYYCPHHPTKGIGEYKLDCFCRKPYPGMILKGIEEFNIDPSLSFMIGDKLSDVEAGLKANVTSVILKTRNDIDFSSLSENILIFDSLYDFAINLKKLNNN
- a CDS encoding UDP-N-acetylmuramoyl-tripeptide--D-alanyl-D-alanine ligase, with translation MKELLKLIEEKFHKTFKIDNISKVEIDSRNIKKGDLFFAINNGRNYIENVLKTEDTIVICDDNKWKNHERVIVVEDTIKAIQSIAKDYRKRLNIKLVGITGSEGKTTTKDIIHGILSSKYKTKKTVGNYNNHIGLPFTILQLDENDEFGVIEMGMSHKGEISALCDIANIDYGVITNIGDSHLEFMINRDNVFLEKSQIKNYISEKNFFIFGDDVYLKNLSGNKIGFNENNDFVISDYSETIDGVNFSVNSNSYSFKLNGKHNCINASIGIALGLSLGLTSSEIQKGLNLVQVTPMRFQKIEKDGILYINDAYNASPVSMKASLETFNRINFSKKKLAILADMGEMGKDEIFYHEDVLNFANNTDIDTIIILGSLMKEAYKNIKSNKFILVENKDEIKKLIKNNFSDRVILLKGSNFNHLWEII